From a region of the Haematobia irritans isolate KBUSLIRL chromosome 4, ASM5000362v1, whole genome shotgun sequence genome:
- the Pex10 gene encoding peroxisomal biogenesis factor 10 — translation MDFRNARARQPEIVRSIQKDSRYTNELSEDFSDILRLTGPRNWIKYNLLTKLIAEITYHGFASINNLQTLGEEYTGIIQVDSNYKQIPGRLLQLSAILLEFGGDALYLKVLQKLDKYVEDHEDILPEAKEKIKSVILFMLVSPTYIKALHKSLFYFRSDKYQISKRLTGINYVLIRHWLQPEFSLYGYKILGVVTFLQVTFSAVFAALETWKERERKRYEVTNAMHRFIKKQIYTKQNENDRDAPSTCILCLEPRMHTSLTSCGHLFCWSCLLDWLDERFECPLCRESLKKCQIVQLKNYK, via the exons ATGGATTTTCGAAATGCTCGTGCCAGACAACCAGAAATTGTACGCTCAATACAGAAAGACTCAAGATATACAAATGAGCTTTCAGAAGATTTTTCTGATATCTTACGATTGACTGGCCCACGGAATTGGATAAAGTACAATTTGTTAACAAAACTAATAGCCGAAATAACATATCATGGGTTTGCCTCAATAAATAATTTGCAAACACTTGGAGAAGAATACACCGGAATCATACAGGTTGATTCAAACTACAAACAGATTCCTGGCCGACTG TTGCAGCTGTCGGCAATACTTCTGGAGTTTGGAGGCGATGCTTTGtatttaaaagttttacaaaaacttGATAAATACGTGGAGGACCACGAAGATATTTTACCAGAAGcaaaggaaaaaattaaatctgTTATACTTTTTATGTTGGTTTCCCCAACATATATCAAGGCATTGCACAAATCGTTATTTTACTTCAGATCCGACAAGTATCAAATCTCAAAAAGATTAACAGGAATTAATTATGTACTAATCCGTCATTGGTTGCAACCAGAGTTTTCTTTGTATGGTTACAAAATCTTGGGCGTTGTGACATTTTTACAAGTAACATTTTCCGCAGTTTTTGCAGCATTGGAGACATGGAAAGAGCGTGAAAGGAAGCGATATGAAGTGACAAATGCTATGCACCGGTTTATTAAAAAGCAAATTTACACAAAGCAAAATGAAAATGACCGCGATGCTCCAAGTACTTGTATTTTATGTTTAGAACCACGAATGCATACAAGTCTAACATCCTGTGGCCATTTATTTTGTTGGAGTTGTTTGTTAGATTGGTTGGATGAGCGTTTTGAATGTCCCCTATGTAGAGAATCACTGAAGAAGTGTCAGATTGtgcaattaaaaaactataagtag